One segment of Streptobacillus ratti DNA contains the following:
- a CDS encoding redox-sensing transcriptional repressor Rex produces MSKKYSAKEVSGRIISRLTLYLSILKDLERVKPEVNSIELSKKMNTTAVQVRKDLSTFGEFGVRGKGYNVSGLIREIESILGIDKENEVILLGYGNVGTMIARNTDVLGKGFKVTAIFDIDPNKIGQEIPNLDIKVSDASKCIDYIKENKVHTVILAVNSEFAQDVADELINAGIEAILNMTDYKLELNTTTAVVNADISAKLKELNFWRINPELRGGLNFD; encoded by the coding sequence ATGTCAAAAAAATATAGTGCAAAGGAAGTCTCAGGTCGAATAATTTCAAGACTTACTCTATATTTAAGTATTTTAAAGGATTTGGAAAGAGTAAAACCAGAAGTGAATTCTATAGAACTATCTAAAAAGATGAATACTACAGCCGTGCAAGTAAGAAAAGATTTGTCTACATTTGGAGAATTTGGTGTAAGGGGAAAGGGATATAATGTTAGTGGCTTGATTAGAGAAATAGAGTCTATATTAGGGATAGACAAGGAAAATGAAGTAATTCTTTTAGGATATGGTAATGTTGGTACCATGATAGCACGCAATACTGATGTTCTAGGTAAAGGATTTAAAGTAACTGCAATATTTGATATAGATCCTAATAAAATAGGGCAAGAAATACCTAATTTAGATATTAAAGTATCTGATGCTAGCAAATGTATAGACTATATTAAAGAAAATAAAGTACATACAGTAATATTGGCAGTAAATAGTGAATTTGCTCAAGATGTAGCTGATGAATTAATAAATGCTGGTATAGAAGCAATACTTAATATGACTGATTATAAATTAGAATTAAATACTACTACAGCTGTTGTAAATGCTGATATTTCAGCTAAATTAAAAGAATTAAACTTTTGGAGAATAAATCCTGAATTAAGAGGAGGACTTAATTTTGATTAA
- a CDS encoding bifunctional 5,10-methylenetetrahydrofolate dehydrogenase/5,10-methenyltetrahydrofolate cyclohydrolase produces the protein MIKSMLDGRCVSNILYEKLKIKYQILVEKIGRKAGLAFIKVGNDKASTIYLKNKAKKCDELGIYQETIMFEENISEVELISEINKLNNDKNIDGILLQLPLPSHINYISVMSAINPNKDVDGFHPENVGNLLFKDKGIYSCTPQGIMELLNYYNISIESKDVVIIGRSNIVGKPLALMLINEGATVQVCNSKTKDLFYKAKQADILISATGVPRLIKSECIKDGAVVIDVGISEFEGKISGDVDFEDVIKNSNVRYITPVPGGVGPMTIYALIKNTIKAFELNNM, from the coding sequence TTGATTAAAAGTATGTTAGATGGTCGTTGTGTATCAAATATACTATATGAAAAATTAAAAATAAAATATCAAATCTTAGTAGAAAAAATAGGTAGAAAAGCTGGTCTTGCATTTATTAAAGTAGGAAATGATAAGGCTTCAACTATATATTTGAAAAATAAGGCAAAAAAATGTGATGAATTAGGAATATATCAAGAAACAATAATGTTTGAAGAAAATATAAGTGAAGTGGAATTAATATCTGAAATAAATAAATTAAATAATGATAAAAATATTGATGGAATATTATTACAACTTCCATTACCCTCACATATTAACTATATTTCAGTTATGTCAGCTATAAATCCTAATAAAGATGTAGACGGATTTCATCCTGAAAATGTAGGTAATTTATTATTTAAAGATAAAGGAATTTATTCTTGTACACCACAGGGCATAATGGAATTACTTAATTACTATAACATTAGTATAGAATCTAAAGATGTTGTAATTATAGGTAGATCAAATATAGTTGGGAAACCACTTGCTTTGATGCTTATTAATGAGGGAGCAACAGTACAAGTATGTAATAGTAAAACTAAAGATTTATTTTACAAGGCAAAACAAGCAGATATATTAATTAGTGCTACGGGTGTTCCAAGGTTAATTAAAAGTGAATGTATTAAAGATGGAGCAGTAGTTATAGATGTAGGTATTTCAGAATTTGAGGGCAAAATTTCTGGTGATGTTGATTTTGAAGATGTTATTAAAAATTCTAATGTTAGATATATAACACCTGTACCAGGTGGAGTTGGACCTATGACTATTTATGCTCTAATAAAAAATACTATTAAAGCATTTGAACTTAATAATATGTAA
- a CDS encoding hemolysin family protein, with translation MFFSILTAFDTSFMYINKIEKIYLKEFEEYNKIRVAKFLERLIRYKITSNILSLILIAMYLKIVNFNIGIFFGFSLVFFAISILILILFQIFIKSISRIDIYKTLIYTIDFIDVLMIAIFPLVLIIEYIYRGISSVFSNGEYKEERDLTQEDIRNIINYANNTEVEKEEKEMIHSIFNFTDTTVKEIMTPRTSIIAYDVEEILDNVWDDIIEHEFSRIPLYNESIDNICGVMYTKDLLKCKNRNVKLKILMKDIVYVPETVTLTYMLEFFRQKQQHMAIIIDEYGGTLGLITIEDLLEEIVGEIRDEYDIEEENFKSISKNVYELLGETLVEEINEKYDLDIEVSEEYDTISGYIQYKLERVATKNDKVINDEYIIQVLKVDNKKIEKVKLIIKR, from the coding sequence ATATTCTTTTCTATATTAACTGCATTTGATACAAGTTTTATGTATATAAACAAAATAGAAAAAATTTATTTAAAAGAATTTGAAGAGTATAATAAAATAAGGGTGGCAAAATTTTTAGAAAGGTTAATAAGATATAAAATAACATCTAATATTTTAAGCCTGATATTAATAGCTATGTATTTAAAAATCGTTAATTTTAATATTGGAATATTTTTTGGTTTTAGTTTAGTATTTTTTGCTATATCTATATTAATCTTAATATTATTTCAGATTTTTATAAAATCAATATCGAGGATAGATATATATAAAACTCTGATATATACTATAGATTTTATTGATGTATTAATGATAGCTATATTCCCATTAGTATTAATTATAGAATATATATACAGAGGTATTAGTAGTGTATTTAGTAATGGAGAATATAAGGAAGAAAGAGATTTGACTCAAGAAGATATTAGAAATATTATTAATTATGCCAATAATACTGAAGTAGAAAAAGAAGAAAAAGAAATGATACATAGTATATTTAATTTTACTGATACTACAGTTAAAGAAATTATGACTCCAAGAACCTCTATAATTGCATATGATGTCGAAGAAATTTTAGACAATGTGTGGGATGATATAATAGAACATGAGTTTTCACGTATACCACTGTATAATGAAAGTATAGATAATATTTGTGGTGTTATGTATACTAAGGATTTATTAAAGTGTAAAAATAGAAATGTTAAATTAAAAATATTAATGAAAGATATAGTATATGTACCAGAAACAGTAACACTTACATATATGTTAGAATTTTTCAGGCAAAAACAACAACATATGGCTATAATTATAGATGAGTATGGTGGAACATTAGGACTGATAACAATAGAAGATTTACTTGAAGAAATAGTAGGGGAGATTAGAGATGAGTATGATATAGAAGAAGAAAACTTTAAATCTATATCAAAAAATGTTTATGAGTTATTAGGAGAAACTTTAGTTGAAGAAATTAATGAAAAATATGATTTAGATATAGAAGTATCTGAGGAGTATGATACTATTTCAGGATATATACAATATAAGCTTGAAAGAGTGGCAACAAAAAATGATAAGGTTATCAATGATGAATATATAATACAAGTTTTAAAAGTTGATAATAAGAAAATTGAAAAAGTAAAACTTATTATTAAAAGATAG
- a CDS encoding adenine phosphoribosyltransferase, whose product MNKLEIQKLDKMIRSIPDFPEKGIIFRDITTALKDKEGLKLIIEDFTNRYKNQGIDYVLGADARGFIFASAIAYNIGAGFIPARKAGKLPAETVRAEYSLEYGTNVLEIHKDAFEKGAKVLIVDDLLATGGTAKAMVDLVEELGAEVYELAFLIELVDLKGRDVLKGKEVYSILEF is encoded by the coding sequence ATGAATAAATTAGAAATTCAAAAATTAGATAAAATGATTAGAAGTATCCCTGATTTTCCAGAAAAAGGTATAATATTTAGAGATATTACTACTGCATTAAAGGATAAAGAGGGATTAAAACTAATAATTGAAGATTTTACTAATAGATACAAAAATCAAGGTATTGATTATGTATTAGGTGCTGATGCTAGAGGATTTATTTTTGCATCTGCTATAGCATATAATATAGGGGCTGGATTTATTCCAGCAAGAAAAGCAGGTAAATTACCAGCTGAAACTGTAAGAGCAGAATACTCATTAGAATATGGTACTAATGTTTTAGAAATTCATAAAGATGCTTTTGAAAAAGGTGCTAAAGTTTTAATAGTTGATGATTTATTAGCTACTGGTGGAACTGCAAAGGCTATGGTAGATTTAGTAGAAGAATTAGGAGCAGAAGTATATGAATTAGCTTTCCTAATAGAACTTGTAGATTTAAAAGGTAGAGATGTATTAAAAGGAAAAGAAGTATATTCTATATTAGAATTTTAA
- a CDS encoding helix-turn-helix domain-containing protein: MMDLGQTLKNARERKGYSLREVEAKLNEKGISYAHTNIKRIEDGENNKTPIKVLAGLCEVYSLDKINIMNLAGANIEEFVELDDILKKATLFFNDKNVNEDDKKKLLEVMNEMFYKSKFDK; the protein is encoded by the coding sequence ATGATGGATTTGGGACAAACTTTAAAGAATGCCAGAGAAAGAAAAGGATATTCATTAAGAGAAGTTGAGGCTAAATTAAATGAAAAGGGAATAAGTTATGCGCATACAAATATAAAGAGAATAGAAGACGGAGAAAATAATAAAACACCTATAAAAGTTTTAGCAGGACTTTGTGAAGTTTATTCATTAGATAAAATAAATATTATGAATTTAGCTGGTGCAAATATAGAAGAATTTGTAGAATTAGATGATATATTAAAAAAAGCAACTTTATTCTTTAATGATAAAAATGTAAATGAAGATGATAAGAAGAAACTTTTAGAAGTTATGAATGAAATGTTTTATAAGTCTAAATTTGATAAATAA
- a CDS encoding carboxypeptidase M32 — protein MDKMIRLKEILEKNRAYQHAMTILSWDLETEAPVNAGVRISKTLGTLSELSYVTLVNDEVRDIVYGVNFDELNEIDKKLILNLRKDIFDKMSKIPVDVYSKYSELSTISTQKWGEAKRSNKLEEYGPYLEEIIRYNKEFIKYRGYNGHPYNLLLSDYENELTVEIVDEFFKNIKDELTPFIKEVITKKRDELKDIKARFLSKSYPIDKQKELSKEISEILKFDYNSGVIKESEHPFTTNTSNKDVRITTHYYENDPLSAIYSTIHETGHALYEQQILDIYQENFLGGGVSMGIHESQSRIFENMFCKNDSFTKVIYDLMDKYFGMDITLDEFKLILNEVNTSLIRVEADELTYPIHVMIRYELEKEIFSDLERKENAEDVAKKWADKYEEYLGVRPMTYSEGILQDVHWSQGSFGYFSSYALGSAYSAQIYDAMGKDIDISKELENSEFSNINSWLKEKIHKFGSFKDPKDLILNATGKEFSPKYYVDYLKNKFAKIYEVEVK, from the coding sequence ATGGATAAAATGATTAGATTAAAAGAAATTCTTGAAAAGAATAGAGCATATCAACATGCAATGACAATTTTATCGTGGGATTTAGAAACAGAGGCTCCAGTAAATGCTGGTGTAAGAATATCTAAAACTTTAGGTACTTTGAGTGAACTTTCTTATGTAACATTAGTAAATGATGAAGTAAGAGATATAGTTTATGGAGTAAACTTTGATGAGCTTAATGAAATTGATAAAAAACTAATATTAAATTTAAGAAAAGATATTTTTGATAAGATGAGCAAAATACCTGTAGATGTATATTCTAAATATTCTGAACTTTCTACAATATCTACTCAAAAATGGGGAGAAGCAAAAAGAAGTAATAAATTAGAAGAGTATGGACCTTACTTAGAAGAAATAATAAGATATAATAAAGAGTTTATAAAATATAGAGGATATAATGGGCATCCATATAATCTTTTATTAAGTGATTATGAAAATGAATTAACAGTAGAAATAGTTGATGAATTTTTTAAAAATATTAAAGATGAATTAACACCATTTATTAAGGAAGTAATTACTAAAAAAAGAGATGAGTTAAAAGATATCAAAGCTAGATTTTTATCAAAATCTTATCCTATAGATAAGCAAAAAGAATTATCTAAAGAAATATCAGAAATCTTGAAATTTGACTATAATTCAGGTGTTATTAAAGAAAGTGAGCATCCATTTACAACTAATACAAGTAATAAGGATGTAAGAATTACTACACACTATTATGAAAATGATCCTCTTTCAGCTATATATTCAACTATACATGAAACAGGACATGCCCTATATGAACAACAAATATTAGATATCTACCAAGAAAATTTCTTAGGTGGTGGAGTATCTATGGGTATACATGAATCACAATCAAGAATATTTGAAAATATGTTCTGTAAAAATGATAGCTTTACTAAAGTTATATATGACCTGATGGATAAATACTTTGGTATGGATATTACTTTAGATGAATTTAAATTAATATTAAATGAAGTAAATACATCACTTATTAGAGTTGAAGCTGATGAATTAACTTACCCTATACATGTAATGATAAGATATGAATTAGAAAAAGAAATATTCTCTGATTTAGAAAGAAAAGAAAATGCAGAAGATGTAGCTAAAAAATGGGCTGATAAATATGAGGAATACTTAGGTGTTAGACCTATGACTTATTCAGAGGGGATTTTACAAGATGTACATTGGTCACAAGGTTCATTTGGATACTTTTCATCATATGCACTAGGTTCAGCTTATTCAGCTCAAATATATGATGCTATGGGAAAAGATATAGATATATCTAAAGAATTAGAAAATAGTGAATTTAGTAATATTAATAGTTGGCTTAAAGAAAAAATTCATAAGTTTGGTTCATTTAAGGATCCTAAAGATTTAATATTAAATGCAACAGGCAAAGAATTTTCTCCTAAATACTATGTAGATTATTTGAAAAATAAGTTTGCAAAAATATATGAAGTAGAGGTGAAATAA
- a CDS encoding M18 family aminopeptidase has translation MNNKKLRAEFLDLEIKSFAREMIEFIDDSPSTYHVVGNCSTILLENDFERLEPTSKWELKKGGKYFIKRSNSSIVAFTIGEKLDVTKGFKIFGSHTDSPGFRIKPNPEMIVNGIIRLNTEVYGGPILNTWFDRPLSISGRVIIKTDDIFRPKTIKIKIDEPILIIPNLAIHQNREVNNGVKIDKQNDVLPILGLVNESFEKDGYLIDIISKKCNIKKEDILDFDLYVYATEKGSLVGVNEEFISAPKLDNLVSVYSGLLGLVEAENANNQINVFVGFDNEEIGSATKQGADSNYLSNILERIIYSLGMDRNTFLTMLSSSFILSADGAHAAHPAYLGKSDPTNLGKINDGVQLKISANQRYTSDGFSISVIKQIIEGTDIKIQFFVNQSNEVGGSTIGPISSTHLDIDSIDLGVPMLAMHSVRELCGVKDLFYLKELAKEFFSKN, from the coding sequence ATGAATAATAAAAAACTTAGAGCAGAATTTCTTGATTTAGAAATTAAGAGTTTTGCTAGAGAAATGATAGAATTTATTGATGATTCACCTAGTACTTATCATGTAGTTGGAAATTGTTCAACAATATTACTTGAAAATGATTTTGAAAGATTAGAGCCAACATCAAAGTGGGAATTAAAAAAAGGTGGAAAATATTTTATTAAAAGATCTAATTCATCAATTGTTGCCTTTACTATAGGTGAAAAATTAGATGTAACTAAAGGATTTAAAATATTTGGTTCTCATACAGATTCACCAGGATTTAGAATTAAACCTAATCCTGAAATGATTGTAAATGGGATAATAAGATTAAATACAGAAGTATATGGTGGTCCAATATTAAATACTTGGTTTGATAGACCATTATCTATATCAGGTAGGGTTATAATAAAAACTGATGATATATTTAGACCAAAAACTATAAAGATTAAAATAGATGAGCCTATATTAATTATACCTAATTTAGCTATACATCAAAATAGGGAAGTTAATAATGGTGTTAAAATAGATAAACAAAATGATGTATTACCAATACTAGGATTAGTAAATGAAAGTTTTGAAAAAGATGGATATTTAATAGATATAATTTCAAAAAAATGTAATATTAAAAAAGAAGATATACTTGATTTTGACCTATATGTGTATGCAACTGAAAAAGGGTCTTTAGTAGGTGTAAATGAAGAATTTATATCAGCTCCAAAACTTGATAATTTAGTTTCAGTTTATTCAGGATTATTAGGATTAGTAGAAGCTGAAAATGCTAACAATCAAATTAATGTATTTGTTGGTTTTGATAATGAGGAAATAGGTTCTGCTACAAAACAAGGAGCAGATTCAAATTATTTATCTAATATACTTGAAAGAATTATATATTCACTTGGTATGGATAGAAATACATTCCTTACTATGCTTTCTTCTTCATTTATTTTATCAGCTGATGGAGCCCATGCTGCTCATCCAGCATATTTAGGTAAAAGTGATCCAACTAATCTTGGGAAAATTAATGATGGAGTACAATTAAAAATAAGTGCAAATCAAAGATATACATCAGATGGATTCTCTATATCTGTTATAAAACAAATTATAGAGGGAACTGATATTAAGATACAATTCTTTGTAAATCAATCAAATGAAGTTGGTGGTTCAACTATAGGACCAATATCATCAACACATTTAGACATAGATTCAATAGATTTAGGAGTACCAATGTTGGCAATGCACTCAGTTAGAGAATTATGTGGAGTAAAAGATTTATTTTACTTAAAAGAGTTAGCAAAAGAATTTTTTAGTAAAAATTAA
- a CDS encoding ABC transporter ATP-binding protein, with product MERSDIIIKNVSKSFGGDKILKNVSLEIKKGEFFSILGPSGCGKTTLLRMIAGFIYPDSGEIIVNGERIDKLPPEKRNVNTVFQNYALFPTMSVYDNVAFPLKLKGFAKDEIEKEVSKYLDLVGLLEHKKKMPENLSGGQRQRVAIARALIGKPDVLLLDEPLSALDAKLRQKLLIELDTIHDEVGITFVFVTHDQEEALSVSDRIAVMNKGDILQIGTPNEIYEKPKDEFIADFIGETNFLTGEITEVYDNYAVAISDEIGEYKVELDKPVKVGDKVKLTLRPEKIKVDVKPPRENPKYKVLRGVVDEVIYSGFQSKLFIKVEGSNRIIRAFDQHREFLEEEELFEWKEKVYFYWNYEDAYLVEVY from the coding sequence TTGGAAAGAAGTGATATAATAATTAAAAATGTTTCAAAAAGTTTTGGGGGAGATAAAATACTTAAAAATGTAAGTTTAGAAATTAAAAAAGGAGAGTTTTTCTCTATACTTGGACCTAGTGGTTGTGGAAAAACTACACTTTTAAGAATGATAGCAGGATTTATTTATCCTGATAGTGGAGAGATTATAGTTAATGGAGAAAGAATAGATAAATTACCACCGGAAAAAAGAAATGTTAATACAGTTTTTCAAAATTATGCCCTATTTCCAACTATGTCTGTATATGATAATGTTGCATTTCCATTAAAATTAAAAGGTTTTGCAAAAGATGAAATAGAAAAAGAAGTAAGTAAATATTTGGATTTAGTTGGTTTATTGGAACATAAGAAAAAAATGCCAGAAAATTTATCGGGTGGACAAAGACAAAGGGTTGCGATTGCAAGAGCCTTAATAGGTAAACCAGATGTATTATTACTTGATGAACCACTTTCAGCACTTGATGCTAAATTACGTCAAAAGCTATTAATAGAATTAGATACTATACATGATGAAGTAGGCATTACTTTCGTATTTGTAACTCATGACCAGGAAGAAGCTCTTTCAGTATCAGATAGAATAGCTGTAATGAATAAAGGTGATATTTTACAAATTGGAACACCTAATGAAATTTATGAAAAACCAAAAGATGAATTTATAGCAGACTTTATAGGAGAAACTAATTTTTTAACTGGAGAAATTACAGAAGTTTATGATAATTATGCAGTTGCAATTTCAGATGAAATTGGAGAATATAAGGTTGAACTTGATAAACCTGTTAAAGTAGGAGATAAAGTTAAATTAACTTTAAGACCAGAAAAAATTAAGGTTGATGTAAAACCACCACGTGAAAATCCTAAATATAAGGTTTTAAGAGGTGTGGTTGATGAGGTTATATATTCTGGGTTTCAATCAAAACTATTTATTAAAGTTGAAGGCTCAAATAGAATAATTAGAGCATTTGATCAACATAGAGAGTTTTTAGAAGAAGAAGAATTATTTGAATGGAAAGAAAAGGTGTATTTCTACTGGAATTATGAAGATGCTTATCTAGTGGAGGTGTACTAA
- a CDS encoding ABC transporter permease, producing the protein MARKDILQEKSTLKYLYFLPITIWMSIFFAIPTAIIVYFSFLKKGAYGGISSYSTFTLKAYIDIFSSKDIFKIVLKTLNLSIVITIITILIAIPTSYFISRSKRKNIWLLLIVIPFWTNFLVRIFSIVALIGNNGILNKFLVKLFFLDKPLDLLYNRNAVIIISVYILLPYAILPLYTAIEKFDFSLIDAARDLGASNFTAHMKIFLPGIKNGIITALVLTFVPAIGSYAVPDIVGGTDGIMLGNIIATRMFSLRDWPSASAISTLFILITSVFVWLGIKADKDGDE; encoded by the coding sequence ATGGCACGTAAAGATATATTACAAGAAAAATCAACTCTAAAATATCTATATTTTTTGCCTATTACTATATGGATGAGTATATTTTTTGCAATACCTACGGCTATAATAGTATATTTTAGTTTTTTGAAAAAAGGTGCTTATGGCGGGATATCAAGCTATAGTACTTTTACTTTAAAGGCATATATTGATATATTTTCATCAAAAGATATATTTAAAATAGTTCTAAAAACATTAAATTTATCTATAGTTATAACTATAATCACTATATTAATAGCAATACCTACATCCTATTTTATTTCTCGTTCAAAGAGAAAAAATATATGGTTGTTATTAATAGTAATACCTTTTTGGACAAATTTTTTAGTTAGAATATTTTCTATAGTTGCGTTAATAGGAAATAATGGAATATTAAATAAATTTCTAGTAAAATTATTTTTCTTAGATAAACCACTAGATTTATTATACAATAGAAATGCAGTAATAATAATATCTGTATATATATTATTACCTTATGCGATACTCCCTTTATATACAGCTATAGAAAAATTTGATTTTTCATTAATAGATGCAGCAAGAGATTTAGGTGCAAGTAATTTTACAGCACATATGAAAATATTTTTACCAGGAATAAAAAATGGTATAATTACAGCATTAGTATTAACATTTGTTCCAGCTATAGGTTCATATGCTGTACCAGATATTGTTGGTGGTACTGATGGAATAATGCTTGGAAATATTATTGCTACAAGAATGTTTAGTTTAAGAGATTGGCCATCAGCATCGGCTATTTCTACACTATTTATACTTATTACTTCTGTATTTGTATGGTTAGGAATTAAAGCAGATAAGGATGGTGATGAATAA
- a CDS encoding ABC transporter permease: MNEKRRFSLFFFVLVMIFFYLPIIMLIVLSFNSSKGYEFKSFSLRWYIELFTKSPGLWKAFGRSIIIAISSSTISVAIAILGAIGIKWYNFRVKSYVKVLNYIPLVIPDLIIGVSLLLFFNMNFAKIPLGMFTIFIAHTTFNIPFSLFILMSRISEFDFSIVEASRDLGATEFQTLNKVILPTMIPGIISAFLMSLTLSLDDFVITSFVTGTNSDTLPIQIYSMLKFGVSPTINALSTILILGTLILALSSRKLQKYMLN, encoded by the coding sequence ATGAATGAAAAAAGAAGATTTTCTTTATTCTTTTTTGTGTTAGTTATGATATTCTTTTATTTACCAATAATAATGTTGATTGTTTTATCATTTAATTCAAGTAAGGGATATGAATTTAAATCTTTTTCTCTAAGATGGTATATAGAATTATTTACTAAATCACCAGGGTTATGGAAAGCTTTTGGAAGAAGTATAATTATAGCTATATCTTCTTCTACAATTTCAGTAGCCATAGCAATATTAGGTGCAATAGGAATTAAATGGTATAATTTTAGAGTTAAATCATATGTTAAAGTATTAAACTATATTCCTTTAGTTATACCTGATTTAATAATAGGAGTATCATTACTGTTATTTTTCAATATGAATTTTGCAAAAATACCTTTAGGTATGTTTACAATATTTATTGCACATACAACATTTAATATACCTTTTTCATTGTTTATACTAATGTCAAGGATTTCAGAATTTGATTTTTCTATAGTAGAAGCATCAAGAGATTTAGGGGCAACAGAATTTCAAACATTAAATAAAGTGATATTACCAACTATGATACCAGGTATAATCTCAGCATTTTTAATGTCTTTAACATTATCGCTTGATGATTTTGTAATAACAAGCTTTGTTACAGGAACTAATTCTGATACCTTACCTATACAAATATATTCAATGTTAAAATTTGGAGTAAGTCCAACTATCAATGCACTATCAACTATATTAATATTGGGTACTTTAATACTAGCTTTATCTAGTAGAAAACTACAAAAATATATGTTAAATTAG